TGCTCGAGTCGAAAAATTGAAAACGGAAAGATTATTAATGCGAATAGTTATCCTGCAAAGCAATAAATACTCTTAACATCTTTCAAAATACTGTCCCTAACACAAAAATACCAATGAAGCAAAACAATTGTAGATTATAGCAATACCCAAAATCATTTTTGGACAGTTTTAACCACCTGTTTGACCTGCATTTCATAATGTGTAAAACAAGATATTACTTTAATGAAATGAAATCCCGATAATAATGATTTTATATAACCAGAATTCGAGAAATTAGTAATAATCCAATTAATCTAAAGTTATTTCCTTAGGATCTTAATACTTAATCCTTTTTGCACCTCCCAACCAGTTTTATCAACCAGCCTAATAAGAAAATGGTAATCGCCTTCATCAAATTTACCTTTGCTGTTGCCATCGGGAATAATAATTTCCTGCGAAGTTTGGTAAGCATCTAATCCTTCGGGAATGTCATACTCCTCAATTGAGAGGTAAGGATTTACCGGTTCCTTCACATCTCCCAAATTACACTCAGTAACTTCTGTACTGTGTGAATGATGGTCGAAATTATTGTGAATATCGATGCTAAAAGATCCCAATTCCACATTGTCGGTGAATAGCATATTTAAAGTAAAAGGTTCTCCAAAATATAAAGTATCACAATTTGTTGGGAATGCATCGGTAATTGTCAAATCTATTTCCGGATCCTGGTCATCAATCTCTTTATCGTTACAGGTTGCAAAAACAAAAAGTACAAATAATAGTCCCGAAATTATTCTTAAAGTTTTCATGATAGTTGAATTAAACAGAGTGGAAATTCAGGAATGACTTCCACTCTGTATTGGATTAAAATTATATTTCTATTCAATCAGGTCGATATGGGCGGAAACCACTTTTTCATTCTCCTCTGAATCAAGGATAACTATCTCTACGTGGTATTCACCGAGGGGTGCCGAAGCATCTATTGAAATGGTCTGGCTGGCTGAAGCAGATGTCAGTCCGTTAAAACCATCAGTGAATTCACTATCCATGAGTTTTACTTCGTCCTCTTCGTTGCCACTTTCCGGATGGTTATGAACCTCAATGCTGTACTTTGCCAGTGTTCCTTCTGTTGCCGAAGCATCAAAAGAAATAATGAATGAACCACTCGCTTTTGACACGTCATGCTCTCCGCCATTGATGGAAAGATTGGAAACTTCAATATTTGATTCTTCTTCCAGAATTTCCAGTTCTTCTTCATAACTCACCTGGTTACCTGCCATATCTGTAACTATAAAATGGAAATGATAGTGCCCAGGCTCGGCTTGTTTTCCTATCTCAATGTGCTTATGAAAAGTGGGATCTATTACTCCATGAAACTCTTCAGTGTAGGTAGAATCGTACGACCATTCTTCATGATCTCCTTCATGTTCATGGTCCCCTTCGGGATGTATTTCTACATGAATATAATCAACTTTCCCTTCCGCCTTTATTTTTGCTTCAACATGCATATTTCCTCCCTGTTGTACAGTATGACTGTTAGGGTTTTCATGGCCACTTCCGAACTCGATACTCTCAATTACTGGGGGCGCTACTACATCGTCGTCATCGTCACAAGATGTAAAGAATAGTGTACTGGACGCTATAAAAATTAACGTCATCGTTTTAATTGCTGTTTTCATAATACTT
The DNA window shown above is from uncultured Sunxiuqinia sp. and carries:
- a CDS encoding DUF4625 domain-containing protein, yielding MKTLRIISGLLFVLFVFATCNDKEIDDQDPEIDLTITDAFPTNCDTLYFGEPFTLNMLFTDNVELGSFSIDIHNNFDHHSHSTEVTECNLGDVKEPVNPYLSIEEYDIPEGLDAYQTSQEIIIPDGNSKGKFDEGDYHFLIRLVDKTGWEVQKGLSIKILRK
- a CDS encoding DUF4625 domain-containing protein translates to MKTAIKTMTLIFIASSTLFFTSCDDDDDVVAPPVIESIEFGSGHENPNSHTVQQGGNMHVEAKIKAEGKVDYIHVEIHPEGDHEHEGDHEEWSYDSTYTEEFHGVIDPTFHKHIEIGKQAEPGHYHFHFIVTDMAGNQVSYEEELEILEEESNIEVSNLSINGGEHDVSKASGSFIISFDASATEGTLAKYSIEVHNHPESGNEEDEVKLMDSEFTDGFNGLTSASASQTISIDASAPLGEYHVEIVILDSEENEKVVSAHIDLIE